Proteins encoded within one genomic window of Nitrospina gracilis 3/211:
- a CDS encoding MORN repeat-containing protein, which translates to MNKLTLIQRTSRFWLACGVLAACLLWLAPPAVAGCISGDCSNGYGEFQYDNGDRYTGQNLNNQAHGYGKYFWANGDIYEGYWANNKKNGYGVFTWTSGEQYIGKWQNDERNGAGTNLWPTGEKYTGEWVGNKRNGYGTNIWPNREMYVGQWKENRRDGHGIYVYPDGKILNGTWQQDSLVKSYDQD; encoded by the coding sequence ATGAACAAATTGACCCTGATCCAACGCACATCGCGTTTCTGGCTGGCCTGCGGGGTGCTCGCCGCCTGCCTGTTGTGGCTCGCTCCGCCCGCGGTTGCAGGGTGTATTTCCGGCGATTGCAGTAACGGCTACGGTGAATTCCAGTACGACAACGGGGATCGCTACACCGGCCAGAACCTCAACAACCAGGCCCACGGTTACGGAAAGTACTTCTGGGCCAACGGCGATATTTATGAAGGGTACTGGGCGAACAACAAGAAAAACGGCTACGGCGTCTTCACCTGGACCTCGGGGGAACAGTACATCGGCAAGTGGCAGAACGACGAACGCAACGGCGCCGGGACCAACCTGTGGCCCACCGGGGAAAAATACACCGGCGAATGGGTCGGTAACAAACGCAACGGCTACGGCACCAATATCTGGCCCAACCGCGAGATGTATGTCGGACAATGGAAAGAAAATCGGCGGGACGGACACGGTATTTACGTGTACCCGGACGGCAAAATTCTGAACGGCACCTGGCAACAGGACTCGCTGGTCAAATCGTACGATCAGGATTGA
- a CDS encoding DUF4384 domain-containing protein translates to MRHHFRTTVSFLVLIGLAGCATTGTPGGGPGTSPEDLAKLRKMEQMEQRTACPPEPGWVLGKGHPNFPSAKYLIGVGISAESPSGAKDTATAELAKNIKVNIQSVMKDFVSTEGTYAESAVKTVVDAALEGVERKDGYFDKCRNQYYALVVMDRSLEAGKLNQRIGETESILKKHLDEGKKAEAKGELMKALSHYFEGYELAPKLVPLRSTLAVIARTSPSGDTAMELSQGAFRDHATSLIRNVRLDAVSGDKQTIKSFQLPGEALVAQAYIQTDFGNTPLAGLPVRFSFEKGNGTLNESVNTNQEGQARASVVKIQDYDADQHRIAVRLDYDRLAMGVNPRFKETLLAPLQHKGATFHYTIEKIEGFSGKSHAWRQGLVRLAETVIKNVKPDTTPTVGVIQFEDTRSKKVTPFTEILVEDFKAILAQAGSLALKEIVLAGDEDIDPHKVATENQLDFYVNGSYRMERGGLQIIAKLIDVKSNTYLGSGSVLMDRGAISPEDLKVLETSPQSGGTGIKDADEEYRQELDKLVYAAPKNAEFGVRVWTNKKEYEIGDTIVFFVKAERDSYLTLFDIGSGGDATVIFPNAFHKDNFIRAGRTYQIPAPEYGFKFNIEGPAGLERVKAIATLRPGLPVDLNLGQGFHTFKRGTREGTRDISIIADTFTNESDRNWAESHTEVFIFNRNDSYTRGIRKIPIKEDPEKPIDMIGTFGREPSR, encoded by the coding sequence ATGCGCCACCATTTCCGAACCACAGTCAGTTTTCTCGTTCTCATCGGCCTGGCCGGATGCGCCACCACCGGAACGCCGGGTGGCGGGCCGGGGACCAGCCCCGAAGACCTGGCGAAACTGCGGAAAATGGAACAGATGGAACAGCGCACCGCCTGCCCGCCGGAACCGGGCTGGGTGCTGGGCAAGGGCCACCCCAATTTCCCCTCCGCCAAATACCTCATCGGCGTCGGCATCTCCGCCGAAAGCCCGTCCGGCGCGAAAGACACCGCCACCGCGGAACTTGCCAAGAACATCAAGGTCAACATCCAGTCGGTGATGAAAGATTTCGTCAGCACCGAGGGCACCTATGCGGAGTCGGCGGTCAAAACCGTGGTCGACGCGGCGCTGGAAGGCGTCGAGCGCAAGGACGGTTATTTCGACAAGTGCCGCAACCAGTATTACGCGCTGGTGGTCATGGACCGGTCACTGGAAGCGGGCAAACTGAACCAGCGCATTGGGGAGACGGAGTCCATTCTCAAAAAGCATCTCGACGAGGGTAAGAAGGCGGAGGCCAAGGGCGAGTTGATGAAAGCCCTGTCGCATTATTTTGAGGGTTACGAACTCGCGCCGAAACTGGTGCCGCTGCGCAGCACGCTGGCGGTGATCGCCCGCACTTCGCCTTCCGGTGATACAGCTATGGAACTCAGCCAGGGCGCGTTCCGCGACCACGCCACGAGCCTCATCCGCAATGTGCGGCTGGATGCGGTCTCCGGCGACAAGCAGACCATCAAGTCCTTCCAGCTTCCCGGCGAAGCGCTGGTGGCGCAGGCTTACATCCAAACCGATTTCGGCAACACGCCGCTTGCGGGACTGCCGGTGCGCTTCTCGTTTGAAAAAGGAAACGGCACGCTGAACGAAAGCGTGAACACCAACCAGGAAGGGCAGGCCCGCGCCTCGGTGGTGAAGATTCAGGACTACGACGCCGACCAGCATCGCATCGCTGTGCGGTTGGACTACGACCGGCTGGCGATGGGCGTCAACCCGCGTTTCAAGGAAACCCTGCTCGCTCCCCTGCAGCACAAGGGGGCGACGTTCCATTACACAATCGAAAAAATCGAGGGTTTCTCCGGCAAATCCCACGCCTGGCGGCAGGGCCTCGTGCGGCTGGCGGAAACGGTCATCAAGAACGTGAAGCCGGACACCACGCCCACCGTCGGTGTTATTCAGTTTGAAGACACGCGCAGTAAAAAGGTGACGCCGTTCACGGAAATCCTGGTCGAGGATTTCAAGGCCATCCTGGCGCAGGCGGGCAGTCTGGCACTCAAGGAAATCGTGCTGGCCGGGGATGAGGACATCGATCCGCACAAGGTCGCGACGGAGAACCAGCTCGATTTTTACGTGAACGGGTCCTACCGCATGGAGCGCGGCGGTCTGCAGATCATCGCCAAGCTGATCGACGTCAAATCCAACACCTACCTCGGTTCGGGCAGTGTGCTGATGGACCGCGGGGCGATCAGCCCGGAGGATTTGAAGGTACTGGAAACCTCGCCGCAGTCCGGGGGCACCGGTATCAAGGACGCGGATGAAGAGTACCGGCAGGAGCTGGACAAGCTGGTGTACGCGGCACCGAAGAATGCCGAGTTCGGCGTGCGGGTCTGGACCAATAAAAAAGAATACGAGATCGGCGACACGATCGTTTTCTTCGTGAAGGCGGAACGCGACAGTTACCTGACCCTGTTCGACATCGGTTCCGGTGGCGATGCGACGGTGATCTTCCCCAACGCGTTCCACAAGGACAACTTCATCCGCGCCGGGCGCACGTACCAGATTCCTGCACCGGAATACGGTTTCAAGTTCAACATAGAAGGCCCCGCCGGGCTGGAGCGGGTGAAGGCCATCGCCACCCTTCGGCCGGGCCTGCCGGTGGACCTCAACCTGGGACAGGGGTTCCACACCTTCAAGCGCGGTACACGGGAAGGCACGCGCGACATTTCGATCATCGCCGACACCTTCACCAACGAATCGGACCGCAACTGGGCGGAGTCGCACACGGAAGTGTTCATCTTCAACCGCAACGATTCCTACACCCGTGGCATCCGCAAGATTCCCATCAAAGAGGACCCCGAAAAACCGATCGACATGATCGGCACCTTCGGCCGCGAACCGAGCCGCTGA
- a CDS encoding LPP20 family lipoprotein: protein MKTISRWNLVLMVVLAAFLSACSSTPEKPTGGFVPIQDLGAPDWVLKGQGAFDDRAFYGVGSAVGIRNTSLLRTASENRARAALADVFETYVKKLYKDYQESATTGDMSATSETQYVEQALKNITNMSLRGSTIVDHWQNPNNGEMFSLAKIDLEHFEKNLSQYNDLSKQIRDQIKEQAEKSFDELDAEIDKMEGR from the coding sequence ATGAAAACGATTTCACGATGGAACCTTGTTTTGATGGTGGTGCTGGCGGCATTTTTGAGTGCGTGCAGCAGCACTCCGGAAAAACCCACCGGCGGTTTCGTGCCGATTCAGGATCTGGGCGCTCCGGACTGGGTGCTGAAGGGCCAGGGCGCTTTTGACGACCGCGCGTTCTATGGCGTCGGTTCCGCCGTGGGCATCCGCAACACCTCCCTGTTGCGCACCGCTTCGGAAAACCGGGCCCGTGCCGCTCTGGCGGACGTGTTCGAAACCTACGTCAAGAAGCTCTATAAGGACTACCAGGAATCCGCCACCACCGGCGACATGAGCGCCACCTCCGAGACGCAGTACGTCGAGCAGGCGCTCAAGAACATCACCAACATGTCCCTGCGCGGTTCGACCATCGTCGATCACTGGCAGAACCCGAACAACGGGGAAATGTTCTCGCTGGCGAAGATCGACCTGGAGCATTTTGAGAAGAACCTGTCGCAGTACAATGACCTGTCCAAGCAGATTCGCGACCAGATCAAGGAGCAGGCGGAGAAATCCTTCGACGAGCTGGACGCTGAAATCGACAAAATGGAAGGACGTTGA
- a CDS encoding trypsin-like peptidase domain-containing protein, with protein MRIWIALTLAIVLLAGPASAREFNPKRVYQTVSPRVVLITGFEPGQKFQGMGTGSIIREDGLVLTNAHVVVNASAGRPYSELRVFLKPQRLTGNLKKDTQHRFKARLLIHNRDLDLALLQIESPSGSYSPVGFLNANQIGIGDRVLAIGHPESGGLWTLTTGTISSHMQDFQNIPGKNVFQTETSLNRGNSGGPLLDANGLMVGINSNIARKSKDGLAITDINFSIKSNVAVAWLNENGYHFGFTAPQMAKAEVEEPYQPSGIVPTPKPKAPKGMAEPESNAITNPVKETVRPKPEVEMKPKPKPPVQETAPEPGPQKEAEILTEKRPYKMDDLFAATEEEMEEMMDDIKKKLKGRNKGRFNFDDF; from the coding sequence ATGAGAATCTGGATCGCACTGACACTGGCCATCGTACTGCTGGCGGGGCCCGCCTCCGCCAGGGAGTTCAATCCCAAACGGGTGTACCAGACCGTCTCTCCCCGGGTCGTGCTCATCACCGGGTTTGAACCGGGCCAGAAGTTCCAGGGCATGGGCACGGGGAGCATCATCCGCGAAGACGGGCTGGTGCTCACCAACGCCCATGTGGTGGTCAACGCCTCCGCCGGGCGGCCGTATTCCGAACTGCGGGTGTTTCTGAAACCCCAGCGGCTGACCGGCAACCTGAAAAAGGACACGCAACACCGGTTCAAGGCGCGGCTGTTGATCCACAACCGGGATCTGGACCTGGCGCTGTTGCAGATCGAATCCCCATCCGGATCCTATTCCCCGGTGGGATTCCTCAACGCCAACCAGATCGGCATTGGCGACCGCGTGCTGGCCATCGGCCATCCGGAATCCGGGGGATTGTGGACGCTGACCACGGGCACCATCAGTTCACACATGCAGGATTTCCAGAACATCCCGGGCAAGAACGTGTTTCAGACCGAAACCAGCCTCAACCGGGGCAACTCCGGCGGGCCGCTTCTCGATGCCAACGGGTTGATGGTGGGCATCAACTCCAACATCGCGCGCAAAAGCAAGGACGGCCTGGCCATCACGGACATCAACTTTTCCATCAAGTCCAACGTGGCTGTGGCGTGGCTGAACGAGAACGGCTACCACTTCGGATTCACCGCACCGCAGATGGCCAAGGCGGAGGTGGAGGAACCGTACCAACCCTCCGGTATCGTGCCCACTCCGAAACCCAAGGCTCCGAAGGGCATGGCTGAACCGGAATCGAACGCCATCACCAATCCGGTGAAGGAAACGGTGCGTCCGAAGCCTGAGGTCGAGATGAAACCCAAGCCGAAGCCGCCGGTTCAGGAAACCGCGCCGGAGCCCGGTCCTCAAAAGGAAGCCGAAATCCTGACCGAGAAGCGTCCGTACAAGATGGACGACCTCTTTGCGGCGACAGAAGAGGAAATGGAAGAGATGATGGACGACATCAAGAAGAAGTTGAAGGGCCGCAACAAGGGCCGGTTCAATTTCGATGATTTCTAA